The sequence gaaattaaagaatacaCGAGCCAATGCAACATTGAACCAATCGTATCTAGATTGTACTGGTTGAATTTGACTTGGTATTGATGAATTGGTATTTTGCATGAATTGATTAGACGATAAATGAATACTACCATTTTTAGCAAATCCactattaccaccactactactactgctactactattgtcattaatatcatcaattaatgtATTAATTTGACTATCGATCATTTCATTTGAGAATGCAGAATTTGTTGAAGATGATTTCGATGCTGATCTATCTCTCAATATTGATTGTTCTTCTGTTGGTTGTGatgtttttgatttaaatttattaattgcaaaacttgataatgatgatgctgTTGAATTTatcgatgatgatgatgatgatgatgccGATGATGGTGTATCaaaactaccaccactaccaccaccactagtactactactattcgttatattattactattattactattgttattattattattatttacattatttgtTACAGATGGTTGAGTTTGTTCTGGTATTGTACCAACCCTACAACTTTGTGGTATATTTAAACGTGCTGGTAACTCTTCGAAAAactttttacaaattttctCTTCTTGATCCTCTAATTGTGTTTTCTTTACAGTCATTGATGATGCTTCCTTTACAAACCAATACCatgtttttaaatcttttccacaatcaaaataaaagtgTAAAATCTTTGAATGATATAATAAATCTCTTTCTGGTTGCATAACTGATATacaattctttttattatatttacttgatccaattttatttctaaCAATCGATACTGAACAACCATCAAAACAAATCACATTAACTGCTGATACAtcctttgttttttttaaaaaaaaaataataaaaagtaaaaaataaaaaataaataattagctttaattttatttatttatttatttatttatttattgtttttacctatgtatttatatatatatacatacatttggattattaaataaaaataacatattgttttttaagaCACAATAATGCTTTTCTGgtatatttgttgttgaatctGGTAGTTTTATATAAACTTTACCTCTTTTTTCAGAGTTGTATCTTGAAGTATCTAATTTCATTAACTTTTTCTCTGCTTCGGTCTCTTTTAACATTTCAAGATATTCTTTTTCGGTTTTTGTATCTAATGTCTCCAACAAtcgaataaataaataaattgcgCATACTATTGTGGAGAAAActccaaataaaaatgaaaatatatttataaacatattttctttttttattattttattatttaattaatattattttataatttattttttattatttattattttttttttttttgaacaacattaaaattattttttattttttatttttttttttttattttttattttttttttatcaatccTTTTTATCGtactttttgtttttattattattattttttattttttttttattgaaataaataaaataaaatagacaaaacaaacaataaacaaaataaaatgcAGTGACAATATTTTCACCACATGTGcaatattgaattttttttttttattatttttttttttttttattttttattttattttttttttatttttttttttgttttttacaAACTTAATTAAatgaggaaaaaaaaaaaaaaatgaaaaaaaatttgaaaaaaacaGAAATTCGCCAGTCAAATATCTGACATtgtcatcaaaaaaaaaaaatcctgagaattaaaaaaaattatttgggTATCATTTTAATGATTAAAGGATAAATACAttgtaatataataaaataaaataaaataaaataaaataaaataaaataaataaaaacaaacaaaacaaaaataaaataaatgataaaaaataaataaattataaaaaaataataaaaagaatttcaagatcaaaaaattaattcagtGGGTGTTGTTTTGACCATTATaactttcaattttttttaaaaaaaaaaagaataaataaataaaaataataaattttttttttttttttttttttattaccatttattacatgtaatttttaaatttttttttttatttgtattaatttatccttatattcaattttaagaatatatagtaataaataacaaaacaatagtaatatgacacaaagaattttattatataatttaaaataaattattatctttttttaaattttttaattttttaattttttttttttaattttttattttttcttttgtgtttaaaaacaaagcaggaaaaagaaaaattaaat comes from Dictyostelium discoideum AX4 chromosome 2 chromosome, whole genome shotgun sequence and encodes:
- a CDS encoding PH domain-containing protein → MFINIFSFLFGVFSTIVCAIYLFIRLLETLDTKTEKEYLEMLKETEAEKKLMKLDTSRYNSEKRGKVYIKLPDSTTNIPEKHYCVLKNNMLFLFNNPNDVSAVNVICFDGCSVSIVRNKIGSSKYNKKNCISVMQPERDLLYHSKILHFYFDCGKDLKTWYWFVKEASSMTVKKTQLEDQEEKICKKFFEELPARLNIPQSCRVGTIPEQTQPSVTNNVNNNNNNNSNNSNNITNSSSTSGGGSGGSFDTPSSASSSSSSSINSTASSLSSFAINKFKSKTSQPTEEQSILRDRSASKSSSTNSAFSNEMIDSQINTLIDDINDNSSSSSSSGGNSGFAKNGSIHLSSNQFMQNTNSSIPSQIQPVQSRYDWFNVALARVFFNFYASETLLGFAAEKITKKINKLKKPSILKSITLQNLDFGPNIPVLNDAKLLYLTPQGEFSADIAITYHGGFTLTIKIEVMISFRNHSVTIPFVISVLIKSLQGRLNVQCLPTPTKRLWIGFYEEPECELSIDTSIGQSKTGYFTNMPKLAKIIVNKLKAEVFEMMVLPNMDDFPLPHPKGHKNPPPIPQPTL